The Nostoc sp. 'Peltigera membranacea cyanobiont' N6 genome contains the following window.
TTCTGAGAAGACTCCTCAAATCCCACGATCGCAGCTCGAAATTCTGTTCTCAGCATGGCAAATATCTGTGGTTGTTCCTCCCGTAAGTCTTGCAATGACAACCCCAAAGCCCTAGCTCTGTGGATTGAATCTATGGGCGCAGTTGTAGCATAATATACTATTCCATAAACTTGATTGCCAGATTCTTCATCCACAGAACAAACCCAACTACCAAAGGGTGGCATGGAGGGAAAGCTCAAATCTTCTGGCTCTAAACACTGAGCTAAAAATTCTGTACTAGTAGTCTCAATCACCTCCGCAATATGGTTGGGATGGCGATCGCCAGTGGCAAACTGTGGTAGTGGAAGGCGCATGGTAATTTAGTCATTAATCATTGGTGAGCCAGTGCGGTCTTCTCCCTTTGGGCTACGGTGTCCACACAAGTCTTTGAGAGTGGCCTCACAAGCTTTTGATCCCCCCAACCCCCGATAAATTGGGGGGCAAAAGTCTCTTAAAGTCCCCCAATTTATCGGGGAGCCACTGCGGTCTTGGGGTCTCCCCAAGTGAAGCAAGTGGCGTGGATTTAGGGGGATCTTCAACGATTTTGGGTTTCGTACAAAGATGTGTGTACACCGTAGCCCAAAGGGAGAGGCTAGCGCCAAGGAGTTTCCCCCATGAGTGACTGGCGTTAGCGCAGCGTTAGCAAGGCATGAGCGTCACCCGTAAGGGTCATTAGTCATTAGTTTTTGCCAAAGGACAAAGGACAAATGACCAATGACTAATCTTATTTGGCTTTTTTCCGTCCGGCTATGGTCTCTACGAGTTCCAATTCACTCAGGCGAAAGGTAACTAATTTATCCCAGTTACCACCTTCAAATAATACGGCTACTTTGCCATCAGTCAGTCGTTGCACGAGTCCTTCGTAGCGATAGTAGGTATCTGCGGGATTTTTGACGCGAACAGTTGCTCCAGGCAGAATCATGTTTTTAGCCTCGCTTGTTTCCTTTTAATAGCTTAATACTTCTTAATAGTCATTGGCCATTAGCAATTGGACTTTGGACAAATGACTAATGACGAATCAATAATACTTCTGCTTTTGGCGAAAATTTGCTACCGATTCTACGATTCCCAAGGAAATGAAGTTAGTCAGCATAGCAGAACGCCCATAACTCATCCAGGGTAGGGGAATTCCGGCCACAGGCGCTAAACCTACAGTCATGCCAACGTTCACAATCACTTGAAACACGATCATGGATAAAACGCCAATAGCCAACAAAGAACCAAAGTTGTCTTTGGCGGTTTGGGCGACATGCAGTAGACGGAGGCAAATTAAGCCGAAGACAAACAGCACTAATAAACAACCAACAAAACCGAATTCTTCCCCCACTGCGGAGAAAATAAAGTCTGTATGCTGTTCAGGTACGAAATTTAGTTGTGTCATTGGCCCCTTGAACAAACCCCATCCCCAAATTTCACCAGCACCAATGGCAATACGAGATTGGATTAAGTGATATCCAGCACCAAGTGGATCGTGATCGGGATCCATGAATACAGTTAGCCGATCTTTTTGGTATGGTTTTAAAATATGGTTCCAAGCGAAGACTCCTAATTCGCCACCGAATATATTGAGAGTCCACGCACTGATAGCACCAAAACCAAATCTCCGCCAGGGCAGAGTTTGCCAGCCCAAAATAGCCATCCCAGCAGACCAAATTAGCCCTAATGGGCCAAAAGATAGTTCTTTGAATAAAACTATCGGCTCTGAGAAAGGCCAAGATATACTAAACAAAATGGCAGCAACCACAGGAGAAATCATCAGAATTAACCAGCCTGGGTTAGCATTTGCCCAATAAAGCATTCCTAAGACGATCGCACCAAAGACCAGTGATGTTGCTAAATCTGGCTGCAAAAATACTAATCCCCAAGGGATGGCA
Protein-coding sequences here:
- a CDS encoding HAS-barrel domain-containing protein, which codes for MRLPLPQFATGDRHPNHIAEVIETTSTEFLAQCLEPEDLSFPSMPPFGSWVCSVDEESGNQVYGIVYYATTAPIDSIHRARALGLSLQDLREEQPQIFAMLRTEFRAAIVGFEESSQNRGYNQRIYQYLPPRPPQIHQAVYRCEPEAIVKFTEELDFLRTLLCINGAPVESLTAAAIRNVYQLRKADREWLIKAGRNLSVLLKDDYDRLRFILSQIHP
- a CDS encoding NAD(P)H dehydrogenase subunit NdhS, whose translation is MILPGATVRVKNPADTYYRYEGLVQRLTDGKVAVLFEGGNWDKLVTFRLSELELVETIAGRKKAK
- the rodA gene encoding rod shape-determining protein RodA; this translates as MLLKRSLPKIRWKSWVKPWQHVDWLLFCLPVAISIFGGTMILSTELKQPVTDWWWHWMVAGIGVLIALFLSRIRYELLMQWHWVTYSLTNFSLIAVMIAGTSAKGAQRWINIAGFNVQPSEFAKIGMIITLAALLHRQTASSLEGVLRVLAITAIPWGLVFLQPDLATSLVFGAIVLGMLYWANANPGWLILMISPVVAAILFSISWPFSEPIVLFKELSFGPLGLIWSAGMAILGWQTLPWRRFGFGAISAWTLNIFGGELGVFAWNHILKPYQKDRLTVFMDPDHDPLGAGYHLIQSRIAIGAGEIWGWGLFKGPMTQLNFVPEQHTDFIFSAVGEEFGFVGCLLVLFVFGLICLRLLHVAQTAKDNFGSLLAIGVLSMIVFQVIVNVGMTVGLAPVAGIPLPWMSYGRSAMLTNFISLGIVESVANFRQKQKYY